A window of the Gossypium hirsutum isolate 1008001.06 chromosome A05, Gossypium_hirsutum_v2.1, whole genome shotgun sequence genome harbors these coding sequences:
- the LOC107941725 gene encoding auxin response factor 3 isoform X8 → MGGLIDLNTTEDEETPSYGSLSPSSSSASVLSASGSASSSPVCLELWHACAGPLISLPKRGSVVVYFPQGHLEQVSDFSGVAPAYDLPPHVFCRVVDVKLHAEGATDEVYAQVSLVPENEKLKEGNIEVDGEEDAEADIKSTTPHMFCKTLTASDTSTHGGFSVPRRAAEDCFPPLDYNQQRPSQELVAKDLHGLEWRFRHIYRGQPRRHLLTTGWSAFVNKKKLVSGDAVLFLRGENGELRLGIRRAAHIKNGTSFHSLCTQQLNRSNFADVVHAISMKSVFSIYYNPRYTGVVTGISEMDPVRWSGSKWRCLLVRWDDIETNRHIRVSPWEIEPSSSISSSNSLLSPVSKRNRVGLPSGKPEFMVPEGIGASDFGESLRFQKVLQGQEILGFNTHNDGANGQIMHRSDISRRFPCSNGSGIAAIRNIGRDTLVNPDISYKGVGFEESFRFQKVLQGQETFVSPPCRRGPTVDDTRESDSPGAPDVGQLSGTRSGWSSLMQSYNNSRIGPSAQVSSPSSVLKFQHASNPFANVNPIHNLNSKEKEQRVHKSSSFHAPETYGDGIPSSTGGHGSRRRYLGSLHSFGPSTDTVQLGDSQPLSAQPTFRTSQELAASCKSSCRLFGFSLTEGGHDTAKEDNMVQATSSLGAGAFLPRIGEQFNTQPPAVTNTVGSSYTKVSNLYAVRDIVYDIAL, encoded by the exons ATGGGGGGTTTAATCGATCTGAACACAACGGAAGACGAGGAAACGCCGTCATATGGTTCTTTATCCCCTTCTTCATCTTCAGCTTCCGTGTTAAGTGCTTCTGGCTCTGCTTCAAGTTCTCCCGTTTGTTTAGAGCTCTGGCATGCGTGTGCCGGTCCACTTATATCTTTGCCCAAGAGAGGAAGTGTAGTGGTTTACTTCCCTCAGGGCCACTTGGAACAAGTGTCCGATTTTTCTGGCGTAGCTCCAGCATATGATCTCCCTCCTCACGTGTTTTGTCGGGTTGTTGATGTCAAGCTCCAT GCTGAGGGTGCCACAGATGAGGTTTACGCTCAAGTTTCACTTGTTCCTGAAAATGAG AAGTTGAAAGAAGGGAACATAGAAGTAGATGGTGAAGAGGATGCCGAAGCAGATATCAAGTCCACCACGCCCCACATGTTCTGCAAGACTCTTACGGCTTCTGATACCAGTACACATGGAGGCTTCTCTGTTCCTCGTCGAGCTGCTGAGGACTGCTTCCCTCCCTTG GATTATAATCAGCAGCGGCCCTCCCAAGAGCTTGTTGCTAAAGACCTGCATGGCCTGGAATGGAGATTTCGACACATCTATAGGG GACAACCACGGAGGCATTTGCTTACAACTGGATGGAGTGCTTTTGTAAATAAGAAGAAGCTTGTCTCTGGAGACGCTGTGCTTTTTCTTAG GGGTGAGAATGGAGAACTGAGGCTGGGAATCCGAAGAGCTGCTCACATTAAAAATGGCACTTCTTTTCATTCTTTGTGCACCCAGCAGTTGAACCGCAGCAATTTCGCAGATGTGGTCCATGCTATATCTATGAAAAGTGTGTTCAGCATTTACTACAATCCAAG ATACACAGGAGTTGTAACCGGAATTAGTGAGATGGATCCTGTTAGATGGTCTGGTTCAAAATGGAGATGCCTGCTG GTAAGGTGGGATGATATTGAAACCAATAGGCATATTAGGGTCTCTCCCTGGGAAATTGAACCATCCAGTTCAATATCTAGTTCTAACAGCTTGCTCTCTCCTGTTTCTAAAAGGAACAGGGTTGGACTGCCTTCAGGGAAACCTGAATTTATGGTTCCTG AAGGAATTGGAGCATCAGACTTTGGGGAATCTTTGCGGTTCCAGAAGGTCTTGCAAGGTCAAGAAATTTTGGGTTTTAACACTCATAATGATGGTGCTAATGGTCAGATAATGCACCGGTCTGATATAAGTCGGCGCTTTCCTTGCTCTAATGGTTCTGGTATTGCTGCTATACGAAATATTGGTAGAGACACATTGGTGAATCCTGATATTTCTTATAAGGGTGTAGGCTTTGAGGAATCTTTCAGATTCCAAAAGGTCTTGCAAGGTCAAGAAACTTTTGTAAGCCCTCCATGTAGAAGAGGTCCAACTGTAGATGACACTCGAGAAAGTGACAGTCCTGGTGCCCCTGATGTTGGTCAGTTGTCGGGAACTAGAAGTGGATGGTCTTCTTTGATGCAGAGCTATAATAATAGTCGTATAGGACCATCTGCACAAGTGTCCTCACCGTCTTCAGTGCTAAAGTTCCAACATGCAAGCAATCCATTTGCAAACGTCAATCCTATTCATAACTTGAATAGCAAGGAAAAGGAGCAAAGAGTTCATAAAAGTAGTTCTTTTCATGCTCCCGAAACATATGGGGACGGGATACCATCTTCAACTGGTGGACATGGTTCCCGTAGGAGGTATCTAGGAAGCCTGCATTCATTTGGTCCTTCAACTGATACTGTTCAGCTTGGTGATTCTCAACCTCTGTCAGCACAACCAACATTTAGGACAAGTCAAGAATTAGCTGCTTCATGTAAAAGTAGCTGCAGGCtttttggtttctccttgacTGAGGGAGGACATGATACTGCCAAGGAGGACAACATGGTGCAAGCAACCTCGTCATTGGGTGCTGGAGCTTTCTTACCTCGCATTGGGGAACAGTTTAACACACAACCTCCTGCAGTGACAAACACAGTTGGAAGCAGTTATACCAAAGTAAGCAACCTCTACGCTGTCAGAGATATTGTTTATGATATTGCATTATAG
- the LOC107941725 gene encoding auxin response factor 3 isoform X4 codes for MGGLIDLNTTEDEETPSYGSLSPSSSSASVLSASGSASSSPVCLELWHACAGPLISLPKRGSVVVYFPQGHLEQVSDFSGVAPAYDLPPHVFCRVVDVKLHAEGATDEVYAQVSLVPENEKLKEGNIEVDGEEDAEADIKSTTPHMFCKTLTASDTSTHGGFSVPRRAAEDCFPPLDYNQQRPSQELVAKDLHGLEWRFRHIYRGQPRRHLLTTGWSAFVNKKKLVSGDAVLFLRGENGELRLGIRRAAHIKNGTSFHSLCTQQLNRSNFADVVHAISMKSVFSIYYNPSRASSSEFIIPVHKFWKSLDHSFSVGMRFKMRFESEDAAEGRYTGVVTGISEMDPVRWSGSKWRCLLVRWDDIETNRHIRVSPWEIEPSSSISSSNSLLSPVSKRNRVGLPSGKPEFMVPEGIGASDFGESLRFQKVLQGQEILGFNTHNDGANGQIMHRSDISRRFPCSNGSGIAAIRNIGRDTLVNPDISYKGVGFEESFRFQKVLQGQETFVSPPCRRGPTVDDTRESDSPGAPDVGQLSGTRSGWSSLMQSYNNSRIGPSAQVSSPSSVLKFQHASNPFANVNPIHNLNSKEKEQRVHKSSSFHAPETYGDGIPSSTGGHGSRRRYLGSLHSFGPSTDTVQLGDSQPLSAQPTFRTSQELAASCKSSCRLFGFSLTEGGHDTAKEDNMVQATSSLGAGAFLPRIGEQFNTQPPAVTNTVGSSYTKVPPIRSCVYTGFWSLMNMML; via the exons ATGGGGGGTTTAATCGATCTGAACACAACGGAAGACGAGGAAACGCCGTCATATGGTTCTTTATCCCCTTCTTCATCTTCAGCTTCCGTGTTAAGTGCTTCTGGCTCTGCTTCAAGTTCTCCCGTTTGTTTAGAGCTCTGGCATGCGTGTGCCGGTCCACTTATATCTTTGCCCAAGAGAGGAAGTGTAGTGGTTTACTTCCCTCAGGGCCACTTGGAACAAGTGTCCGATTTTTCTGGCGTAGCTCCAGCATATGATCTCCCTCCTCACGTGTTTTGTCGGGTTGTTGATGTCAAGCTCCAT GCTGAGGGTGCCACAGATGAGGTTTACGCTCAAGTTTCACTTGTTCCTGAAAATGAG AAGTTGAAAGAAGGGAACATAGAAGTAGATGGTGAAGAGGATGCCGAAGCAGATATCAAGTCCACCACGCCCCACATGTTCTGCAAGACTCTTACGGCTTCTGATACCAGTACACATGGAGGCTTCTCTGTTCCTCGTCGAGCTGCTGAGGACTGCTTCCCTCCCTTG GATTATAATCAGCAGCGGCCCTCCCAAGAGCTTGTTGCTAAAGACCTGCATGGCCTGGAATGGAGATTTCGACACATCTATAGGG GACAACCACGGAGGCATTTGCTTACAACTGGATGGAGTGCTTTTGTAAATAAGAAGAAGCTTGTCTCTGGAGACGCTGTGCTTTTTCTTAG GGGTGAGAATGGAGAACTGAGGCTGGGAATCCGAAGAGCTGCTCACATTAAAAATGGCACTTCTTTTCATTCTTTGTGCACCCAGCAGTTGAACCGCAGCAATTTCGCAGATGTGGTCCATGCTATATCTATGAAAAGTGTGTTCAGCATTTACTACAATCCAAG CAGGGCCAGTTCATCAGAGTTCATAATACCAGTGCATAAGTTCTGGAAGAGTCTTGATCATTCTTTTTCTGTTGGAATGAGATTTAAGATGCGGTTTGAATCTGAAGATGCAGCAGAAGGAAG ATACACAGGAGTTGTAACCGGAATTAGTGAGATGGATCCTGTTAGATGGTCTGGTTCAAAATGGAGATGCCTGCTG GTAAGGTGGGATGATATTGAAACCAATAGGCATATTAGGGTCTCTCCCTGGGAAATTGAACCATCCAGTTCAATATCTAGTTCTAACAGCTTGCTCTCTCCTGTTTCTAAAAGGAACAGGGTTGGACTGCCTTCAGGGAAACCTGAATTTATGGTTCCTG AAGGAATTGGAGCATCAGACTTTGGGGAATCTTTGCGGTTCCAGAAGGTCTTGCAAGGTCAAGAAATTTTGGGTTTTAACACTCATAATGATGGTGCTAATGGTCAGATAATGCACCGGTCTGATATAAGTCGGCGCTTTCCTTGCTCTAATGGTTCTGGTATTGCTGCTATACGAAATATTGGTAGAGACACATTGGTGAATCCTGATATTTCTTATAAGGGTGTAGGCTTTGAGGAATCTTTCAGATTCCAAAAGGTCTTGCAAGGTCAAGAAACTTTTGTAAGCCCTCCATGTAGAAGAGGTCCAACTGTAGATGACACTCGAGAAAGTGACAGTCCTGGTGCCCCTGATGTTGGTCAGTTGTCGGGAACTAGAAGTGGATGGTCTTCTTTGATGCAGAGCTATAATAATAGTCGTATAGGACCATCTGCACAAGTGTCCTCACCGTCTTCAGTGCTAAAGTTCCAACATGCAAGCAATCCATTTGCAAACGTCAATCCTATTCATAACTTGAATAGCAAGGAAAAGGAGCAAAGAGTTCATAAAAGTAGTTCTTTTCATGCTCCCGAAACATATGGGGACGGGATACCATCTTCAACTGGTGGACATGGTTCCCGTAGGAGGTATCTAGGAAGCCTGCATTCATTTGGTCCTTCAACTGATACTGTTCAGCTTGGTGATTCTCAACCTCTGTCAGCACAACCAACATTTAGGACAAGTCAAGAATTAGCTGCTTCATGTAAAAGTAGCTGCAGGCtttttggtttctccttgacTGAGGGAGGACATGATACTGCCAAGGAGGACAACATGGTGCAAGCAACCTCGTCATTGGGTGCTGGAGCTTTCTTACCTCGCATTGGGGAACAGTTTAACACACAACCTCCTGCAGTGACAAACACAGTTGGAAGCAGTTATACCAAA GTCCCACCAATAAGGAGTTGTGTGTACACAGGGTTTTGGAGCTTGATGAATATGATGTTGTGA
- the LOC107941725 gene encoding auxin response factor 3 isoform X5 — MGGLIDLNTTEDEETPSYGSLSPSSSSASVLSASGSASSSPVCLELWHACAGPLISLPKRGSVVVYFPQGHLEQVSDFSGVAPAYDLPPHVFCRVVDVKLHAEGATDEVYAQVSLVPENEKLKEGNIEVDGEEDAEADIKSTTPHMFCKTLTASDTSTHGGFSVPRRAAEDCFPPLDYNQQRPSQELVAKDLHGLEWRFRHIYRGQPRRHLLTTGWSAFVNKKKLVSGDAVLFLRGENGELRLGIRRAAHIKNGTSFHSLCTQQLNRSNFADVVHAISMKSVFSIYYNPRASSSEFIIPVHKFWKSLDHSFSVGMRFKMRFESEDAAEGRYTGVVTGISEMDPVRWSGSKWRCLLVRWDDIETNRHIRVSPWEIEPSSSISSSNSLLSPVSKRNRVGLPSGKPEFMVPEGIGASDFGESLRFQKVLQGQEILGFNTHNDGANGQIMHRSDISRRFPCSNGSGIAAIRNIGRDTLVNPDISYKGVGFEESFRFQKVLQGQETFVSPPCRRGPTVDDTRESDSPGAPDVGQLSGTRSGWSSLMQSYNNSRIGPSAQVSSPSSVLKFQHASNPFANVNPIHNLNSKEKEQRVHKSSSFHAPETYGDGIPSSTGGHGSRRRYLGSLHSFGPSTDTVQLGDSQPLSAQPTFRTSQELAASCKSSCRLFGFSLTEGGHDTAKEDNMVQATSSLGAGAFLPRIGEQFNTQPPAVTNTVGSSYTKVPPIRSCVYTGFWSLMNMML; from the exons ATGGGGGGTTTAATCGATCTGAACACAACGGAAGACGAGGAAACGCCGTCATATGGTTCTTTATCCCCTTCTTCATCTTCAGCTTCCGTGTTAAGTGCTTCTGGCTCTGCTTCAAGTTCTCCCGTTTGTTTAGAGCTCTGGCATGCGTGTGCCGGTCCACTTATATCTTTGCCCAAGAGAGGAAGTGTAGTGGTTTACTTCCCTCAGGGCCACTTGGAACAAGTGTCCGATTTTTCTGGCGTAGCTCCAGCATATGATCTCCCTCCTCACGTGTTTTGTCGGGTTGTTGATGTCAAGCTCCAT GCTGAGGGTGCCACAGATGAGGTTTACGCTCAAGTTTCACTTGTTCCTGAAAATGAG AAGTTGAAAGAAGGGAACATAGAAGTAGATGGTGAAGAGGATGCCGAAGCAGATATCAAGTCCACCACGCCCCACATGTTCTGCAAGACTCTTACGGCTTCTGATACCAGTACACATGGAGGCTTCTCTGTTCCTCGTCGAGCTGCTGAGGACTGCTTCCCTCCCTTG GATTATAATCAGCAGCGGCCCTCCCAAGAGCTTGTTGCTAAAGACCTGCATGGCCTGGAATGGAGATTTCGACACATCTATAGGG GACAACCACGGAGGCATTTGCTTACAACTGGATGGAGTGCTTTTGTAAATAAGAAGAAGCTTGTCTCTGGAGACGCTGTGCTTTTTCTTAG GGGTGAGAATGGAGAACTGAGGCTGGGAATCCGAAGAGCTGCTCACATTAAAAATGGCACTTCTTTTCATTCTTTGTGCACCCAGCAGTTGAACCGCAGCAATTTCGCAGATGTGGTCCATGCTATATCTATGAAAAGTGTGTTCAGCATTTACTACAATCCAAG GGCCAGTTCATCAGAGTTCATAATACCAGTGCATAAGTTCTGGAAGAGTCTTGATCATTCTTTTTCTGTTGGAATGAGATTTAAGATGCGGTTTGAATCTGAAGATGCAGCAGAAGGAAG ATACACAGGAGTTGTAACCGGAATTAGTGAGATGGATCCTGTTAGATGGTCTGGTTCAAAATGGAGATGCCTGCTG GTAAGGTGGGATGATATTGAAACCAATAGGCATATTAGGGTCTCTCCCTGGGAAATTGAACCATCCAGTTCAATATCTAGTTCTAACAGCTTGCTCTCTCCTGTTTCTAAAAGGAACAGGGTTGGACTGCCTTCAGGGAAACCTGAATTTATGGTTCCTG AAGGAATTGGAGCATCAGACTTTGGGGAATCTTTGCGGTTCCAGAAGGTCTTGCAAGGTCAAGAAATTTTGGGTTTTAACACTCATAATGATGGTGCTAATGGTCAGATAATGCACCGGTCTGATATAAGTCGGCGCTTTCCTTGCTCTAATGGTTCTGGTATTGCTGCTATACGAAATATTGGTAGAGACACATTGGTGAATCCTGATATTTCTTATAAGGGTGTAGGCTTTGAGGAATCTTTCAGATTCCAAAAGGTCTTGCAAGGTCAAGAAACTTTTGTAAGCCCTCCATGTAGAAGAGGTCCAACTGTAGATGACACTCGAGAAAGTGACAGTCCTGGTGCCCCTGATGTTGGTCAGTTGTCGGGAACTAGAAGTGGATGGTCTTCTTTGATGCAGAGCTATAATAATAGTCGTATAGGACCATCTGCACAAGTGTCCTCACCGTCTTCAGTGCTAAAGTTCCAACATGCAAGCAATCCATTTGCAAACGTCAATCCTATTCATAACTTGAATAGCAAGGAAAAGGAGCAAAGAGTTCATAAAAGTAGTTCTTTTCATGCTCCCGAAACATATGGGGACGGGATACCATCTTCAACTGGTGGACATGGTTCCCGTAGGAGGTATCTAGGAAGCCTGCATTCATTTGGTCCTTCAACTGATACTGTTCAGCTTGGTGATTCTCAACCTCTGTCAGCACAACCAACATTTAGGACAAGTCAAGAATTAGCTGCTTCATGTAAAAGTAGCTGCAGGCtttttggtttctccttgacTGAGGGAGGACATGATACTGCCAAGGAGGACAACATGGTGCAAGCAACCTCGTCATTGGGTGCTGGAGCTTTCTTACCTCGCATTGGGGAACAGTTTAACACACAACCTCCTGCAGTGACAAACACAGTTGGAAGCAGTTATACCAAA GTCCCACCAATAAGGAGTTGTGTGTACACAGGGTTTTGGAGCTTGATGAATATGATGTTGTGA
- the LOC107941725 gene encoding auxin response factor 3 isoform X1 produces the protein MGGLIDLNTTEDEETPSYGSLSPSSSSASVLSASGSASSSPVCLELWHACAGPLISLPKRGSVVVYFPQGHLEQVSDFSGVAPAYDLPPHVFCRVVDVKLHAEGATDEVYAQVSLVPENEQIEQKLKEGNIEVDGEEDAEADIKSTTPHMFCKTLTASDTSTHGGFSVPRRAAEDCFPPLDYNQQRPSQELVAKDLHGLEWRFRHIYRGQPRRHLLTTGWSAFVNKKKLVSGDAVLFLRGENGELRLGIRRAAHIKNGTSFHSLCTQQLNRSNFADVVHAISMKSVFSIYYNPSRASSSEFIIPVHKFWKSLDHSFSVGMRFKMRFESEDAAEGRYTGVVTGISEMDPVRWSGSKWRCLLVRWDDIETNRHIRVSPWEIEPSSSISSSNSLLSPVSKRNRVGLPSGKPEFMVPEGIGASDFGESLRFQKVLQGQEILGFNTHNDGANGQIMHRSDISRRFPCSNGSGIAAIRNIGRDTLVNPDISYKGVGFEESFRFQKVLQGQETFVSPPCRRGPTVDDTRESDSPGAPDVGQLSGTRSGWSSLMQSYNNSRIGPSAQVSSPSSVLKFQHASNPFANVNPIHNLNSKEKEQRVHKSSSFHAPETYGDGIPSSTGGHGSRRRYLGSLHSFGPSTDTVQLGDSQPLSAQPTFRTSQELAASCKSSCRLFGFSLTEGGHDTAKEDNMVQATSSLGAGAFLPRIGEQFNTQPPAVTNTVGSSYTKVPPIRSCVYTGFWSLMNMML, from the exons ATGGGGGGTTTAATCGATCTGAACACAACGGAAGACGAGGAAACGCCGTCATATGGTTCTTTATCCCCTTCTTCATCTTCAGCTTCCGTGTTAAGTGCTTCTGGCTCTGCTTCAAGTTCTCCCGTTTGTTTAGAGCTCTGGCATGCGTGTGCCGGTCCACTTATATCTTTGCCCAAGAGAGGAAGTGTAGTGGTTTACTTCCCTCAGGGCCACTTGGAACAAGTGTCCGATTTTTCTGGCGTAGCTCCAGCATATGATCTCCCTCCTCACGTGTTTTGTCGGGTTGTTGATGTCAAGCTCCAT GCTGAGGGTGCCACAGATGAGGTTTACGCTCAAGTTTCACTTGTTCCTGAAAATGAG CAAATTGAGCAGAAGTTGAAAGAAGGGAACATAGAAGTAGATGGTGAAGAGGATGCCGAAGCAGATATCAAGTCCACCACGCCCCACATGTTCTGCAAGACTCTTACGGCTTCTGATACCAGTACACATGGAGGCTTCTCTGTTCCTCGTCGAGCTGCTGAGGACTGCTTCCCTCCCTTG GATTATAATCAGCAGCGGCCCTCCCAAGAGCTTGTTGCTAAAGACCTGCATGGCCTGGAATGGAGATTTCGACACATCTATAGGG GACAACCACGGAGGCATTTGCTTACAACTGGATGGAGTGCTTTTGTAAATAAGAAGAAGCTTGTCTCTGGAGACGCTGTGCTTTTTCTTAG GGGTGAGAATGGAGAACTGAGGCTGGGAATCCGAAGAGCTGCTCACATTAAAAATGGCACTTCTTTTCATTCTTTGTGCACCCAGCAGTTGAACCGCAGCAATTTCGCAGATGTGGTCCATGCTATATCTATGAAAAGTGTGTTCAGCATTTACTACAATCCAAG CAGGGCCAGTTCATCAGAGTTCATAATACCAGTGCATAAGTTCTGGAAGAGTCTTGATCATTCTTTTTCTGTTGGAATGAGATTTAAGATGCGGTTTGAATCTGAAGATGCAGCAGAAGGAAG ATACACAGGAGTTGTAACCGGAATTAGTGAGATGGATCCTGTTAGATGGTCTGGTTCAAAATGGAGATGCCTGCTG GTAAGGTGGGATGATATTGAAACCAATAGGCATATTAGGGTCTCTCCCTGGGAAATTGAACCATCCAGTTCAATATCTAGTTCTAACAGCTTGCTCTCTCCTGTTTCTAAAAGGAACAGGGTTGGACTGCCTTCAGGGAAACCTGAATTTATGGTTCCTG AAGGAATTGGAGCATCAGACTTTGGGGAATCTTTGCGGTTCCAGAAGGTCTTGCAAGGTCAAGAAATTTTGGGTTTTAACACTCATAATGATGGTGCTAATGGTCAGATAATGCACCGGTCTGATATAAGTCGGCGCTTTCCTTGCTCTAATGGTTCTGGTATTGCTGCTATACGAAATATTGGTAGAGACACATTGGTGAATCCTGATATTTCTTATAAGGGTGTAGGCTTTGAGGAATCTTTCAGATTCCAAAAGGTCTTGCAAGGTCAAGAAACTTTTGTAAGCCCTCCATGTAGAAGAGGTCCAACTGTAGATGACACTCGAGAAAGTGACAGTCCTGGTGCCCCTGATGTTGGTCAGTTGTCGGGAACTAGAAGTGGATGGTCTTCTTTGATGCAGAGCTATAATAATAGTCGTATAGGACCATCTGCACAAGTGTCCTCACCGTCTTCAGTGCTAAAGTTCCAACATGCAAGCAATCCATTTGCAAACGTCAATCCTATTCATAACTTGAATAGCAAGGAAAAGGAGCAAAGAGTTCATAAAAGTAGTTCTTTTCATGCTCCCGAAACATATGGGGACGGGATACCATCTTCAACTGGTGGACATGGTTCCCGTAGGAGGTATCTAGGAAGCCTGCATTCATTTGGTCCTTCAACTGATACTGTTCAGCTTGGTGATTCTCAACCTCTGTCAGCACAACCAACATTTAGGACAAGTCAAGAATTAGCTGCTTCATGTAAAAGTAGCTGCAGGCtttttggtttctccttgacTGAGGGAGGACATGATACTGCCAAGGAGGACAACATGGTGCAAGCAACCTCGTCATTGGGTGCTGGAGCTTTCTTACCTCGCATTGGGGAACAGTTTAACACACAACCTCCTGCAGTGACAAACACAGTTGGAAGCAGTTATACCAAA GTCCCACCAATAAGGAGTTGTGTGTACACAGGGTTTTGGAGCTTGATGAATATGATGTTGTGA